From the Lampris incognitus isolate fLamInc1 chromosome 10, fLamInc1.hap2, whole genome shotgun sequence genome, one window contains:
- the LOC130119748 gene encoding ceramide synthase-like: MWALMAAGSIFFPGLFLLSKRSLKHTLGWSEGDAATVSTRLVSSIQAVMASSAGCIITSSCKDIMEDKHWLTNTYIIFATPYFAYDIYAMFLCHWHKLQVKGHEEDSARRTMSAALPGYLRRDFLMVLHHIFMVVVCFPASVFWRQGKGDYFQGVLFLAELSTPSVCLGKVLIQYKKQHTLLHKVNGGLMLVSFFSCRVLLFPYLYYAYSRYASIPIYQVPLVAPWLCNVGAAFLMALQLYWFGLICRGALRLFIRSPCSLTSDLGCSPPSTNSYDPNEVDGDTSRH, from the exons atgtgggCCCTCATGGCTGCCGGTTCGATCTTCTTCCCTGGCCTCTTCCTGCTGTCTAAGCGTAGCCTGAAGCACACATTGGGATGGAGCGAAGGGGACGCGGCTACCGTATCCACCCG ACTGGTGTCGTCCATCCAGGCTGTCATGGCCTCTTCAGCCGGATGCATCATCACCTCTTCATGCAAGGACATCATGGAGGACAA GCACTGGCTGACCAACACCTACATCATCTTTGCCACTCCCTACTTTGCCTATGACATTTATGCCATGTTCCTTTGCCACTGGCACAAGCTGCAGGTCAAGGGTCATGAGGAGGACAGCGCCAGGCGGACGATGAGCGCCGCCCTCCCCGGCTACCTGCGCCGGGACTTCCTGATGGTGCTGCATCACATCTTCATGGTGGTCGTGTGCTTCCCTGCGTCTGTG TTCTGGAGGCAGGGAAAGGGGGACTATTTCCAGGGTGTCCTGTTCCTGGCTGAGCTCAGCACGCCATCCGTCTGCCTGGGGAAAGTCCTGATCCAG TACAAGAAGCAGCACACCCTCCTTCACAAAGTCAACGGCGGTCTCATGTTGGTTTCTTTCTTCAGCTGCCGTGTGTTACTCTTCCCTTACCTCTACTATGCCTACAGCAG GTACGCCTCCATCCCCATCTACCAGGTTCCTCTGGTGGCACCCTGGCTCTGCAACGTGGGAGCCGCTTTCCTCATGGCCCTCCAGCTCTACTGGTTTGGCCTCATCTGCAGAGGGGCCCTCCGTCTTTTCATAAGGAGCCCATGCTCGCTGACCTCCGACCTGGGCTGTTCACCGCCGTCAACCAACAGCTACGATCCCAATGAGGTGGACGGAGACACCAGCAGACATTGA